The sequence below is a genomic window from Thioclava nitratireducens.
CCGCGCCCTCGGCCAGCCCCCCGCCCACATGGACGCCGCCACCGCAGCCCTCTTCCCCGACAGCTTCGGCCCCGACGGCCTGCCGAAGGGGTGGGACATGTCCACCATCGGCGAGGTGGCCGAGACAGGTGGCGGCGCAACCCCGAAGACAAAGGAGCCGAGCTTCTGGGATGGCCCGCACCGTTGGGCGACGCCTCGGGACTTGTCAAAACTCGGCCAGCCCGTCCTGTTCGAGACGGACAGGACACTGACCGATGCCGGGCTCGCCAAGATATCCTCGGGCCTCTCCCCGGCCGGAACCGTCCTTCTGTCGTCGCGTGCTCCCATCGGATACGTCGCCATTGCGCAGAACCCGGTTGCGGTGAACCAGGGTTTCATCGCTCTGCGCGAAACCGCCCGGATTTCCTCAGTCGAAGCGTATTTCTGGGTTCAGTCGAACATGGACGCGATCCTTGCGAACGCGAACGGATCGACCTTCCAGGAGATTTCGAAGAAGAATTTCCGGCCGCTACCATGCGTCGTCGCACCAGACCCGGTCCGGAGCGCATTCCGCGACCTCGCCGGAACATGGTTTGATCGGGTTGCGGGGCTCTGCGCCGAGAGCGCGAACCTCGCTGCCCTCCGAGACGCCCTGCTCCCCCGCCTCATGTCCGGCGAACTCCGCATCCGCGATGCCGAGAAACAGGTTGAGGAGGTTGTATGACGCTGACGTCTGGAGATTTTCGAGTCTACATGCGCCAGCTCGCGGGGTGGGTCTGGAAAGAGCAATCCGCAGCGCACCAGTTCGGATTGTCATTGCAGGAAGAAACGATAACCGAGGTGCTTCTACTGGAGATGGCTCGGAAGCTATCACCACTCGGATTGAGCGTTCGTATGTTTTCCAAGGCTCAGGAGGGTGGCCGAGTTCGAAAGACAAAAGGCGTTGCGCCCGGCGGGGTGGAGGCAGAAGCCGAAGAAGTCGTTATCGAAGCGGAGGGGGCAGACTGGGAATGGTTCTTCGAGGGGCCAGGCGGGTGCATGGCCAGCTTTCGAGTTCAGGCGAAGAAGCTCTACAAAGACAACCCGATCAAAGATGGGAGATACGGTGGCTTCAAGCCTGGAGACCGTCAGATCCAAGATCTCATCGACCGAGCAATGGGCAGTAACCCGATCTACGTTCTTTATAACCATCCCGACGTCCGTAATAGCTCTCTTTTTGGCCCCTCGCGTCAGCCTGACTTCTTCGGACGTGATTGTTGGGGGTGTGCAGTGACGACCGCTCAGTTCATGAAACACGCTACCTCGGAGAAATTGGACGCGATTAAGCCAGGGATGGTTCCTTGGCATCGCTTTTTCAGTATTGGACAGCCATGCAGGCCCAAAGGTGCAATGAATGAGATTGCCAAAAGCGCTGCGCTGCCGGATGGGGAAGAAGCTCAGACTTTTATTCCAGCAAAAAGACGCCCAGACTGGGTTGATATGTTGTCTGAAGGAGCAACCGGACTCACCGATCTCCTTGTTGAAAGGCAGCTTCAAGGCGTTGCACACATAGATTTTTCCAAAATTCGAGAAGTTTGATGTTCCAGATCGACCGTTCCGCAAACCGCCTGCGCAAACTCGAGCGCACGAGTTTCTCCGAGGTGGGATTTCGGGAGCGGGAGCATCTACAGGAATGGTTAGCCTCGATGCCCGATGCGCTATGCGAGGCGATGAGTGAGGGCGAGGAGGGGCTGCTGATCATCC
It includes:
- a CDS encoding restriction endonuclease subunit S, encoding MSEEQHPTTIGDVLTEFGGEVKTGPFGTALKASEYTNSGVPVISVGEIGHGVIHLHDRTPFVDEAVTTRLPEYVLREGDIVFARKGSVDRTALIGQREAGWFLGSDGIRLRLPSTVSSRFVRYWIGSPIVRDWLIQNSTGSTMASLNQATIKRLPISLPNLKTQISISRTLGALDDKIELNRRMSATLEEMARALYRSWFVDFDPVHARALGQPPAHMDAATAALFPDSFGPDGLPKGWDMSTIGEVAETGGGATPKTKEPSFWDGPHRWATPRDLSKLGQPVLFETDRTLTDAGLAKISSGLSPAGTVLLSSRAPIGYVAIAQNPVAVNQGFIALRETARISSVEAYFWVQSNMDAILANANGSTFQEISKKNFRPLPCVVAPDPVRSAFRDLAGTWFDRVAGLCAESANLAALRDALLPRLMSGELRIRDAEKQVEEVV